From a single Arachis hypogaea cultivar Tifrunner chromosome 3, arahy.Tifrunner.gnm2.J5K5, whole genome shotgun sequence genomic region:
- the LOC112789427 gene encoding protein SEMI-ROLLED LEAF 2: MSVISRNIWPVCGSLCCFCPALRERSRHPIKRYKKLLADIFPKNQDEEPNDRMISKLCEYAAKNPLRVPKITSYLEQRCYRELRNENYHAVKVVICIYRKLLVSCRDQMPLFASSLLSIIQILLDQTRHDEVQILGCHTLFDFVNNQTDGTYMFNLDGFISKLCRLAQEMGEDAKIQNLRAAGIQVLSSMVWFMGEFSHISVEFDNVVSVVLENYGEVQKDAQRNAARLYSWKMIVNEKGELQVSKEDAANPGFWSRVCIQNMAKLAKEGTTVRRVLESLFRYFDNSNLWSPDHGLALSVLLDMQSIIENSGQNTHLLLSILVKHLDHKNVLKNPNMQLDIVGVISCVAQHTRSQQSVAIIGALSDMMRHLRKSIHCSLDDSSLGAEVIQWNQKYRQEVDECLVQLTTKIADAGPVLDTMAVMLENMSSITVMSRTLISAVYRTAQIVASIPNLTYQNKAFPEALFHQLLLSMVHLDQETRVGAHRIFSVVLVPSSVCPQPQHSADIQRVLSRNTSVFSSSAALFEKLERKPATIQEESHSDGNTGDNSIFNRLKSTYSRTASRRSSSIESLERKNSKGSSSIINRLKSSRSGSVRRTQPEENNTTDSSNKQLALPLRLSSHQITLMLSSIWAQSVYPMNTPENFEAIAHTFSLVLLVAQSKNSSYEALTESFQLAISLRSISLNDKVKLQPSRRRSLFTLATSMIVFTSKAYNIGSLISIAKMPLTDKTCDPFLQLLNDSKLQVVLDTARHSSRVYGSKEDDAAALKSLSAIKLTESQSKESFATMIVQGLGIPIDESSTLKEELLREFSPDDACPLGAQLSTETTEIYQAGLKDDKHSDMVDIPLFTMDDDIPSNGMEIQVHPNAQQPLGNTNLLSVDDILGSVLDTTNHVGRISTSTAPDMSYKEMALHCENLLMGKQEKLNVFMASNTLQSSFRFAPPMYNHENWDKDTSANSNLQMTSMSGNPFLDPPNMGPNSLNTFPDSAPRHCGTAYQHQPNFFQLPAARPYDNFLKAAGC, encoded by the exons atgagcgTGATTTCTCGGAACATATGGCCCGTATGCGGCAGCTTGTGTTGTTTCTGTCCTGCGTTGAGGGAGCGTTCAAGGCATCCAATCAAGCGTTACAAGAAGCTCCTTGCTGATATCTTCCCTAAAAACCag GACGAGGAACCCAATGATCGAATGATTAGCAAGTTATGTGAATACGCCGCCAAAAATCCCCTTCGCGTTCCTAag ATAACGAGCTATCTTGAGCAAAGGTGTTATAGGGAGTTGAGAAATGAGAACTACCACGCTGTCAAAGTTGTCATTTGTATCTACAGGAAGTTGTTGGTTTCTTGTCGGGACCAAAT GCCTTTGTTTGCAAGTAGCTTGCTTAGTATTATACAAATTCTTCTTGATCAAACACGGCATGATGAAGTGCAGATTTTAGGCTGCCACACCTTGTTTGACTTTGTGAACAATCAG ACGGATGGTACTTATATGTTCAATCTAGATGGCTTCATTTCAAAACTTTGCCGTCTAGCTCAAGAAATGGGAGAAGatgcaaaaatacaaaatttgcGTGCTGCTGGAATTCAAGTCCTTTCATCAATG GTTTGGTTCATGGGAGAATTCTCTCATATTTCAGTTGAATTTGACAAT GTTGTTTCAGTTGTTTTGGAAAATTACGGTGAAGTCCAGAAAGATGCTCAACGGAATGCAGCCAGGCTCTATTCTTGGAAAATGATAGTGAATGAAAAAGGAGAACTTCAAGTGTCAAA GGAGGATGCAGCAAACCCTGGATTCTGGTCACGAGTTTGCATACAGAATATGGCAAAGTTAGCCAAGGAGGGTACAACTGTTCGACGAGTTTTGGAATCCTTGTTCCGCTATTTTGATAATTCAAATCTCTGGTCTCCTGATCATGGTCTTGCTCTTTCTGTCTTGCTTGACATGCAGTCGATAATTGAAAATTCTG GACAGAATACACATTTGTTGCTGTCCATTTTAGTCAAACACCTTGATCACAAGAATGTTTTAAAGAATCCTAATATGCAACTTGACATTGTTGGCGTTATTAGTTGTGTTGCTCAGCATACAAGATCTCAACAATCTGTTGCCATTATTGGTGCATTGAGTGATATGATGAGGCATCTACGGAAAAGCATACACTGCTCCCTTGACGATTCAAGTCTGGGGGCTGAAGTGATACAATGGAACCAAAAATACCGACAAGAAGTAGATGAATGCCTTGTACAGTTAACAACTAAG ATTGCAGATGCAGGTCCTGTTCTCGACACAATGGCTGTGATGCTGGAAAATATGTCTAGTATTACAGTTATGTCCAGGACCTTGATTTCTGCAGTTTATAGAACTGCTCAAATAGTCGCGTCAATACCGAATTTGACATATCAGAACAAG GCATTCCCCGAGGCTCTATTTCATCAGTTACTCTTGTCGATGGTCCATCTGGACCAAGAAACCAGGGTGGGTGCACACCGCATATTTTCTGTTGTTCTTGTGCCATCATCCGTTTGTCCACAACCTCAACATTCAGCGGATATTCAAAGGGTGCTTTCAAGAAACACGTCTGTCTTTTCTTCTTCAGCTGCACTCTTTGAAAAGTTGGAGAGGAAGCCAGCTACCATTCAAGAAGAAAGTCATTCAGATGGAAACACTGGTGATAACTCTATTTTTAACAGATTGAAGTCAACTTATAGTCGGACAGCTAGTAGAAGATCTTCTTCTATTGAATCTCTGGAGAGAAAGAATTCAAAGGGTAGTAGTTCTATAATAAATAGATTAAAGTCTAGCCGATCAGGTAGTGTAAGAAGGACTCAGCCCGAAGAAAATAATACTACAGATAGTTCCAATAAACAACTG GCATTACCCCTTAGGTTGAGTAGTCATCAGATTACTCTTATGCTATCATCTATCTGGGCTCAGTCCGTCTACCCCATGAACACGCCTGAAAATTTTGAAGCAATTGCTCACACCTTCAGCCTTGTCTTGCTTGTTGCTCAGAGTAAG AATTCCTCTTATGAGGCCTTAACTGAAAGCTTTCAGTTGGCAATTTCCTTGAGGAGCATTTCCCTCAATGATAAAG TCAAACTTCAACCATCACGGCGCAGATCTCTCTTTACACTGGCAACATCCATGATTGTTTTCACTTCCAAGGCCTACAATATTGGTTCTCTCATTTCTATTGCTAAAATGCCACTGACAGATAAGACA TGTGATCCATTCCTGCAACTGTTAAACGACAGCAAGttacaagttgttcttgataCAGCTAGACATTCAAGTAGAGTTTATGGATCGAAAGAGGATGATGCAGCTGCTTTGAAGTCACTTTCAGCTATAAAATTGACAGAAAGCCAGTCTAAAGAATCATTTGCTACCATGATAGTACAGGGTCTAGGAATTCCAATAGAT GAATCATCCACCTTAAAAGAAGAGCTACTTCGTGAATTTTCGCCTGATGATGCTTGTCCACTAGGAGCCCAATTATCTACTGAGACAACAGAAATCTATCAGGCCGGGTTGAAAGATGATAAACATTCCGATATG GTTGATATTCCATTATTTACTATGGATGACGACATTCCATCTAACGGAATGGAAATCCAAGTTCATCCTAATGCACAGCAGCCTTTAGGAAATACAAACCTTTTGAGTGTTGATGACATTTTGGGTTCA GTTTTGGACACAACCAATCATGTAGGGAGAATTTCTACATCAACGGCTCCTGACATGAGTTACAAAGAAATGGCTCTCCATTGTGAGAACCTCCTCATGGGAAAGCAGGAGAAGTTGAATGTTTTCATGGCTTCCAATACATTGCAATCATCATTTAGGTTTGCTCCTCCTATGTACAACCATGAGAACTGGGACAAGGACACGTCTGCAAATTCCAATCTTCAAATGACTTCTATG AGTGGAAATCCATTCTTGGATCCTCCAAACATGGGTCCTAATTCACTCAACACATTTCCTGACTCTGCTCCAAGGCATTGTGGAACTGCATACCAACATCAGCCTAACTTCTTTCAACTGCCAGCGGCACGCCCGTATGATAATTTCTTGAAGGCCGCCGGATGTTGA